One Helicoverpa armigera isolate CAAS_96S chromosome 12, ASM3070526v1, whole genome shotgun sequence DNA window includes the following coding sequences:
- the LOC110384013 gene encoding xaa-Pro aminopeptidase 1: protein MWKLNILRLLAVTSLLSVCRGVRLSPQTQTTGSTLPPTTSMSPVPLTILQEPPTQPSPPVCADATDVNNPLGRLRSAMRNSAYTQMNAYFDAFIIFYTDEHLSEEPLKPERRLEYISGWDGAGTGAVLADGGSAIWVPSGEVRRARSILTCAWLVIDADDPSQPTIPEWISERLARTGRVGGDARLTSVGEWQALSTALQREGLQLVHIPTLLDQLWTEEPDPDRRRPDFPKTVAKNYEIEFAGVTWRDKVALVRNELRAVGADAMVVTALDEVAWLLNVRGRDLPYARLLTAFVVISLREVKVFVPPGKLSLPVRDTLAVYNCFNNNCTRVSEYTSIYSELRRTADSKILIPAAGTFQRGASAAIAQSIPPAKRMFLLSPIIYLKAQKNEAEVNGMKKAHIRDAIAMCTLLSYLESKSALSEISVEKTVDLTRDTQAGYVGPSMKTRVAYGANAADPDYRATNMSNKLIFKNATLVIQSGGQYDEGTTVVTRTVHYGSPTRAERSAYTTVLRSLAALAGLRVPAAVPAAHVDPVARAPLWAAKQDYPHPTGYGVGAALNRKEDPVVIDYRQDTNLHTLREGYFITAEPGWYDPGKFGVRLGNILEVVPKPNGFLGFNEATLIPYEPKLIDKSMLTEYEIQWLNWYNDRIRKEVGPELKSRGLTDVYYWMMNNTIPIELPSKAKKLVSNSADHCHMDLATALLVLATTLMQAVA, encoded by the exons TATGTCGAGGCGTGCGTCTGTCACCGCAGACGCAGACTACGGGGTCTACTCTCCCGCCAACCACATCGATGTCGCCGGTTCCTCTCACTATCCTGCAAGAGCCGCCAACCCAGCCGTCACCACCCGTCTGCGCCGATGCTACTGATGTCAACAACCCGCTCGGCAGACTCCGCAGTGCCATGAGGAACTCTGCTTACACGCAAATGAATGCGTACTTCGATGCCTTCATTATATTCTATACGGATGAGCACTTG AGCGAAGAGCCTCTAAAGCCGGAGCGTCGATTAGAATACATCAGCGGTTGGGACGGAGCCGGCACGGGGGCTGTGCTCGCTGACGGCGGCTCTGCGATCTGGGTACCCTCAGGAGAAGTGCGGCGAGCGCGGTCCATACTCACGTGCGCTTGGCTGGTCATCGATGCTGATGACCCGAGCCAGCCAACCATCCCTGAATGGATATCG GAACGGCTAGCTCGCACCGGCCGCGTCGGAGGAGACGCTCGCCTGACTTCTGTCGGCGAATGGCAAGCCCTCTCCACAGCACTTCAACGAGAGGGACTACAGCTTGTGCACATACCTACTCTATTGGACCAGCTGTGGACCGAAGAACCGGACCCTGATCGCAGAAGGCCTGACTTCCCGAAAACCGTTGCCAAGAACTATGAGATCGAATTTGCTG GTGTAACTTGGCGCGACAAGGTAGCATTGGTTCGGAACGAATTGCGGGCTGTTGGAGCTGATGCCATGGTTGTGACCGCTCTGGACGAGGTAGCCTGGCTGCTGAACGTGAGGGGAAGGGACCTGCCATATGCCAGGCTACTGACAGCATTCGTCGTGATCAGCTTACGAGAAGTGAAGGTTTTCGTGCCGCCGGGAAAGCTCTCGTTACCGGTCCGGGACACGCTAGCCGTTtacaattgttttaataataattgtacaaG GGTAAGCGAATATACCAGCATCTACTCCGAGTTACGACGAACAGCTGACTCCAAGATCCTCATACCAGCAGCGGGCACGTTCCAACGGGGAGCATCGGCAGCCATCGCCCAGAGCATTCCTCCAGCCAAACGAATGTTCCTACTGTCCCCCATAATATACTTGAAAGCGCAGAAGAATGAGGCAGAAGTCAATGGCATGAAAAAAGCGCATATACGGGATGCGATTGCTATGTGCACTTTACTCAGTTATCTAGAG AGTAAATCAGCACTAAGCGAAATATCGGTGGAAAAGACGGTGGATTTAACCCGCGACACGCAGGCGGGTTACGTTGGACCCTCTATGAAGACGCGAGTGGCGTACGGAGCGAACGCCGCCGACCCTGACTATCGTGCCACTAACATGTCCAATAAACTCATCTTCAAGAATGCTACGCTTGTTATTCAGTCTGGAGGACAGTATGATG AGGGGACAACGGTCGTAACCCGCACAGTACACTACGGATCTCCAACACGTGCTGAACGCAGTGCATACACCACAGTATTACGGTCGCTGGCTGCACTGGCAGGGTTGAGGGTACCGGCTGCCGTGCCAGCAGCACATGTGGACCCGGTTGCGAGGGCCCCGCTGTGGGCTGCCAAGCAAGACTATCCGCATCCTACAGGTTATGGGGTGGGCGCCGCGCTTAATCGTAAAGAag ATCCAGTTGTTATTGACTACAGACAAGACACAAATCTACATACATTGCGAGAAGGATACTTCATTACAGCCG AACCCGGCTGGTACGACCCGGGCAAATTCGGAGTGCGGTTGGGGAATATTCTAGAAGTGGTACCTAAACCTAATGGCTTCTTAGGATTTAACGAAGCCACTTTAATACCTTACGAGCCGAAGTTGATCGACAAGAGTATGCTCACTGAATACGAG ATCCAATGGTTAAACTGGTACAACGACCGAATAAGGAAAGAAGTCGGACCCGAGCTGAAATCCCGCGGCCTCACCGATGTCTACTACTGGATGATGAACAACACCATACCCATTGAACTGCCTTCTAAAGCCAAGAAGCTAGTCAGCAACTCTGCTGACCATTGCCACATGGATCTGGCTACTGCTCTTCTTGTACTAGCCACGACACTGATGCAGGCCGTtgcgtaa
- the LOC110384016 gene encoding STAM-binding protein-like A, with product MQAEEKRSKPVDLASLEPTARVKQLANYGAVVDVDPNVPPRRYYRSGLEMVRMANVYLAEGSLENAYILYIKFMTLFLEKIRKHPEYASVPPSVKAVNQTKLKEVMPKAEKLKQKLLDQYAKEHVAYVEGEKRRAAAEEERKKQEREDAKLAERLQADENKKDAHTGKPHLLHADQWAVSPSAPAMDGVLYPDDFANEPPRAPSHHYQPVPPLIPPSRPQTTGGVALLGGSRLRGVLVPGALLPRFLRLAAANTARNVETCGILAGILERDQLKITHVIVPKQTGTPDSCSTNNEEEIFHYQDQHNLITLGWIHTHPTQTAFLSSVDLHTQCSYQLMMPEAIAIVCAPKYNETGYFALTPDYGMQFITNCRQTGFHPHPDDPPLFHTVTHIKVDESAPVEVVDLRR from the exons ATGCAAGCAGAAGAAAAACGCTCGAAACCAGTCGATTTGGCTTCTTTAGAACCTACGGCAAGGGTCAAACAGTTAGCTAACTATGGTGCCGTAGTAGATGTTGATCCAAATGTTCCACCAAGGAG ATATTATAGATCAGGTTTGGAGATGGTTAGGATGGCGAATGTGTACTTGGCAGAGGGCAGCTTGGAAAATGcttacattttgtacataaaattcATGACATTGTTTTTGGAGAAGATTCGGAAACACCCCGAGTATGCATCGGTTCCCCCATCTGTTAAAGCAGTTAACCAAACCAAGTTGAAGGAGGTGATGCCTAAAGCagaaaaattgaaacaaaagttACTTGACCAATATGCTAAAGAACATGTTGCTTACGTGGAAGGG GAAAAGAGGCGAGCTGCTGCCGAAGAAGAAAGGAAAAAGCAAGAGAGGGAAGATGCAAAGCTGGCTGAACGGCTTCAAGCTGATGAGAATAAGAAGGATGCACACACCGGAAAACCACATCTTCTGCATGCT GATCAGTGGGCTGTGTCTCCATCGGCCCCAGCGATGGATGGGGTACTGTACCCGGATGACTTTGCGAACGAGCCGCCGCGAGCGCCCTCACACCACTACCAGCCAGTGCCGCCGCTCATACCACCCTCGAGGCCGCAAAC CACGGGCGGCGTGGCGCTGCTGGGCGGGTCGCGGCTGCGCGGCGTGCTGGTGCCGGGCGCGCTGCTGCCGCGCTTCCTGCGCCTCGCCGCCGCCAACACCGCGCGCAACGTCGAGACCTGCGGCATACTCGCCGGGATACTC GAGCGCGATCAGCTCAAGATTACTCACGTGATAGTGCCCAAGCAGACGGGTACTCCCGACTCGTGCAGCACTAACAACGAGGAGGAGATCTTCCACTACCAGGATCAGCATAACCTCATCACTTTGGGCTGGATTCAT ACGCATCCAACTCAGACGGCGTTCTTGTCGTCGGTGGACCTGCACACACAATGCTCGTACCAGCTGATGATGCCCGAAGCCATTGCGATCGTCTGCGCGCCCAAATATAACGA GACTGGTTACTTCGCCTTGACGCCAGACTACGGAATGCAGTTCATCACAAATTGTAGACAGACAGGGTTCCATCCACATCCCGATGATCCCCCACTGTTTCAT ACGGTAACACATATAAAGGTGGACGAATCAGCACCAGTCGAGGTCGTAGACTTGAGGAGATGA